In Streptomyces sp. SLBN-118, the following are encoded in one genomic region:
- a CDS encoding (2Fe-2S)-binding protein, whose amino-acid sequence MTVPALTPALASPVQDAYARLAEVFSGLRIRELTDGERAPVGAGWVGAAELAAGGPALDAFLAWDNAQILRDYGQQARPDVIAGLGLHRYAWPACLLITVPWFLHRRVPRLPVEDVAFHRTLGRMTVRVREFTCLPGDRAGQLPGARVVPDEEALRAAVRDAVAEHVGPVLDGFAPRMRRGRRALWGMATDEVVEGLWHVGHLLGEEQRATAELERLLPGTTKPYVGTAGFRGLTGPGGEVLPTRDRAGCCLFYTLRPEDTCVTCPRTCDADRVNRLRPGL is encoded by the coding sequence ATGACCGTTCCCGCCCTGACGCCCGCCCTTGCCTCGCCCGTCCAGGACGCCTACGCGCGCCTGGCCGAGGTCTTCTCCGGGCTCCGGATCCGGGAGCTCACGGACGGCGAGCGGGCCCCCGTCGGCGCCGGCTGGGTGGGTGCCGCGGAACTCGCAGCCGGCGGGCCCGCCCTCGACGCCTTTCTCGCCTGGGACAACGCACAGATCCTGCGGGATTACGGACAGCAGGCCCGGCCCGACGTCATCGCCGGCCTCGGCCTGCACCGCTACGCCTGGCCCGCCTGTCTGCTGATCACGGTCCCCTGGTTTCTCCACCGCCGCGTGCCCCGGCTGCCCGTCGAGGACGTCGCCTTCCATCGGACGCTCGGCCGTATGACGGTCCGCGTGAGGGAATTCACCTGCCTGCCGGGCGACCGGGCCGGGCAGTTGCCCGGCGCCCGCGTCGTGCCGGACGAGGAGGCACTGCGCGCCGCGGTGCGTGACGCCGTCGCCGAGCACGTCGGTCCCGTACTGGACGGCTTCGCTCCGCGGATGCGCCGCGGCCGGCGTGCGCTGTGGGGCATGGCGACCGACGAGGTCGTCGAGGGCCTGTGGCACGTCGGGCATCTGCTCGGCGAGGAGCAGCGCGCGACGGCGGAGCTGGAGCGGTTGCTGCCGGGCACCACCAAGCCGTACGTGGGGACCGCCGGCTTCCGTGGGCTCACGGGCCCGGGCGGCGAGGTGCTGCCGACCCGCGACCGGGCCGGCTGCTGCCTCTTCTACACGCTGCGGCCGGAGGACACCTGCGTCACCTGTCCGCGCACCTGCGACGCGGACCGCGTGAACCGGCTGCGGCCGGGCCTCTGA
- a CDS encoding ATP-binding protein: MTGRQGGAGPTVSGRGREPGRQGEPGGRLRRRLGSADLTAVPEVRRALRELLGHWGEQDPKDVAELLASELVTNALVHTDDGAVVTASVAASTLRVEVRDFMAGLPVPHAPPAHLDTHGRGLVLVESLADAWGVQTHGVGKVVWFELHGRPV; encoded by the coding sequence ATGACGGGGCGTCAGGGAGGGGCCGGGCCGACGGTGAGCGGGCGCGGCCGGGAACCTGGGAGGCAGGGGGAACCGGGCGGTCGGCTGCGTCGCAGGCTGGGCTCTGCGGATCTCACGGCGGTTCCTGAAGTACGACGTGCTTTACGGGAGTTATTAGGGCACTGGGGGGAGCAGGACCCGAAGGACGTGGCCGAGCTGCTGGCCAGTGAGCTGGTGACCAACGCACTGGTTCACACTGATGACGGCGCGGTCGTCACGGCGAGCGTCGCGGCGTCCACCCTCCGCGTGGAGGTACGGGACTTCATGGCCGGACTGCCGGTGCCGCATGCACCCCCGGCGCACCTGGACACCCATGGCCGCGGGCTTGTGCTGGTAGAGAGCCTGGCCGACGCGTGGGGCGTCCAGACGCACGGTGTGGGCAAGGTCGTCTGGTTCGAACTGCACGGAAGGCCGGTCTGA
- a CDS encoding helix-turn-helix domain-containing protein, which produces MLGAIGLDERQESAYRALVALGAAEVTDLAHRLALPEPDMERALRRLEQQGLAAQSSACTGRWVAAPPGVALGALLTQQRHELDQAELAAALLAEEYRAQAVEPAVHDLVEVVTGASAVAHRFLQLQLGAAEEVCALVTGHPVVVAGTDNDAEEKAATRGVTYRVVVERDVLTMPAGTAELSAALGRDEQVRVVDRVPTKLVVADRTLAMVPLTGRGAEPAALVVHASGLLESLTSLFEAVWRDALPLRLGARGDICEEATPGPDAADLEILSLLLAGMTDASVAKQLDLGLRTVQRRVKGLMELTGVTTRLQLGWQAYAKGWVARDLRG; this is translated from the coding sequence GTGCTGGGAGCGATAGGTCTCGATGAGAGACAGGAGTCGGCATACCGCGCGCTCGTCGCGCTCGGGGCGGCGGAGGTCACCGATCTCGCGCACCGGCTGGCCCTGCCGGAGCCGGACATGGAACGCGCGCTGCGCAGGCTGGAGCAACAGGGCCTCGCCGCACAGTCCTCGGCGTGTACGGGACGCTGGGTGGCTGCGCCGCCCGGAGTGGCGCTCGGGGCGCTGCTGACCCAGCAGCGGCACGAGCTGGATCAGGCCGAACTGGCGGCGGCGCTGCTCGCCGAGGAGTACCGCGCGCAGGCCGTCGAACCCGCCGTGCACGATCTGGTGGAGGTGGTGACGGGCGCGAGCGCCGTCGCTCACCGTTTCCTCCAGCTGCAGCTGGGTGCGGCCGAGGAGGTCTGCGCCCTGGTCACCGGCCATCCGGTCGTGGTCGCCGGAACGGACAACGACGCCGAGGAGAAGGCGGCGACGCGCGGCGTCACCTACCGCGTGGTGGTCGAACGCGACGTGCTGACCATGCCCGCCGGGACGGCCGAACTGAGCGCGGCGCTCGGCCGCGACGAACAGGTCAGGGTGGTGGACCGGGTCCCGACGAAGCTGGTCGTCGCGGACCGGACCCTGGCGATGGTGCCCCTGACCGGACGGGGAGCCGAGCCCGCGGCTCTCGTCGTCCATGCGAGTGGGCTCCTCGAGTCGCTGACGAGCCTGTTCGAGGCGGTGTGGCGGGACGCCCTGCCGCTGCGGCTCGGCGCGCGCGGTGACATCTGCGAGGAGGCGACTCCCGGGCCTGACGCCGCGGATCTGGAGATCCTTTCGCTGCTGCTCGCCGGGATGACGGACGCGAGTGTGGCCAAACAGCTGGACCTGGGACTGCGGACCGTTCAGCGCCGGGTGAAGGGGCTGATGGAGCTGACGGGTGTGACGACGCGGCTTCAGCTCGGCTGGCAGGCGTACGCGAAGGGCTGGGTGGCTCGCGACCTGCGCGGTTGA
- a CDS encoding PPOX class F420-dependent oxidoreductase → MTEFSEAERTYLASQRLGRLATVDPKGQPQANPVGFFPQADGTILIGGHALATTKKWRNLQVNPKVALVVDDIVSLRPWKVRGVDIRGEAELVTGPHELGPHFSEELIRIRPKKIHSWGLE, encoded by the coding sequence ATGACCGAATTCAGCGAGGCCGAGCGCACTTATCTCGCGTCCCAGCGGCTGGGACGGCTGGCGACCGTCGACCCCAAGGGCCAGCCGCAGGCGAACCCGGTCGGCTTCTTCCCACAGGCCGACGGGACGATCCTGATCGGCGGACACGCCCTCGCGACGACGAAGAAGTGGCGCAACCTGCAGGTGAATCCGAAGGTGGCGCTGGTTGTCGACGACATTGTGAGCCTGCGCCCGTGGAAGGTGCGGGGCGTGGACATCCGGGGCGAGGCAGAACTGGTGACGGGGCCGCATGAGCTGGGCCCGCACTTCAGTGAGGAGCTGATCCGGATCCGCCCGAAGAAGATCCACAGCTGGGGTCTGGAGTAG
- the rsgA gene encoding ribosome small subunit-dependent GTPase A: MSSSSSSQASSHPLSGYGWDESWAAAFAPHAEQGLLPGRVVRVDRGQCDVVTADGLVRADTAFVTPHDPLRVICTGDWAAVDRDGDPRFVRTYLPRRTAFVRSTSSNRSEGQILAANVDHAIIAVSLAVELDLGRIERFLALAWESGAQPIVVLTKADLVPDVTGLSYLVQDVETTAPGVQVLPVSSQTGEGVEVLAAIVSGGTSVLLGVSGAGKSTLANALLGEDVMDVQAIRDVDGKGRHTTTTRNLLALPGGGVLIDTPGLRGVGLWDAEVGVGQVFSEIEDLAQECRFHDCAHEAEPGCAVLAAIEDGSLPERRLDSYRKLLRENRRIVAKTDARLRAEIRRDWKQKGAEGRAQMRAKRGDVR; the protein is encoded by the coding sequence TTGTCTTCCTCTTCTTCTTCTCAGGCCTCCTCCCACCCGCTGTCCGGCTACGGCTGGGACGAGAGCTGGGCAGCCGCATTCGCCCCGCACGCCGAGCAGGGGCTGCTGCCGGGCCGGGTCGTACGGGTCGACCGCGGGCAGTGCGATGTCGTCACCGCCGACGGGCTCGTCCGCGCCGACACCGCGTTCGTGACCCCGCACGATCCGCTGCGGGTGATCTGCACCGGTGACTGGGCCGCTGTCGACCGTGACGGTGACCCCCGATTCGTACGGACGTATTTGCCGCGCCGTACCGCCTTCGTACGCTCCACCTCGTCGAACCGCTCCGAGGGGCAGATCCTCGCCGCCAACGTCGACCACGCGATCATCGCGGTCTCGCTCGCCGTCGAACTCGACCTCGGGCGGATCGAGCGGTTCCTCGCGCTCGCGTGGGAGAGCGGGGCGCAGCCGATCGTCGTGCTCACCAAGGCGGACCTCGTGCCCGACGTGACCGGGCTTTCGTATCTCGTCCAGGACGTGGAAACGACGGCACCGGGCGTACAGGTGCTGCCCGTCAGCTCGCAGACCGGAGAAGGCGTCGAAGTCCTCGCCGCGATCGTGTCCGGCGGGACGAGCGTGCTGCTCGGCGTGTCCGGTGCGGGCAAGTCGACGCTGGCGAACGCGCTGCTCGGCGAGGACGTGATGGACGTGCAGGCCATCCGCGACGTCGACGGCAAGGGCCGCCACACCACGACGACCCGCAACCTCCTCGCCCTGCCCGGTGGGGGCGTACTCATCGACACCCCGGGTCTGCGGGGCGTCGGGCTCTGGGACGCCGAGGTGGGTGTCGGGCAGGTCTTCTCGGAGATCGAGGACCTCGCGCAGGAGTGCCGCTTCCACGACTGCGCGCACGAGGCCGAGCCGGGCTGTGCGGTGCTCGCGGCGATCGAGGACGGTTCCCTTCCGGAGCGGCGGCTGGACAGCTACCGCAAGCTGCTGCGTGAGAACAGGCGCATCGTCGCGAAGACGGACGCGAGGCTGCGGGCGGAGATCCGGCGCGACTGGAAGCAGAAGGGGGCGGAAGGGCGGGCGCAGATGCGGGCGAAACGCGGCGACGTGCGGTGA
- a CDS encoding DUF456 domain-containing protein — MGVWQLLLVGLVMLLGLLGVLIPGVPGRWLVWASVMWWSLHEKTGTAWALLVGSTLVLLVDQVLVWLLPPRRPRGVGVTRRMVVSAGVGALIGFILIPVVGAIPGFIGGIYGSERLRLGGHGPAAASTRAVMRAVGTSVLVELFACLLVMGAWIGAVIAS; from the coding sequence ATGGGCGTGTGGCAGCTCCTGCTGGTGGGCCTGGTGATGCTGCTGGGCCTGCTCGGGGTACTCATTCCCGGTGTGCCGGGGCGGTGGCTGGTGTGGGCCTCGGTCATGTGGTGGTCGCTGCACGAGAAGACCGGAACGGCCTGGGCGCTGCTGGTGGGCTCGACGTTGGTCCTGCTCGTCGACCAGGTGCTGGTGTGGCTGCTGCCGCCCCGCCGGCCGCGCGGGGTGGGGGTCACCCGCCGGATGGTGGTGTCCGCGGGCGTGGGCGCACTGATCGGCTTCATTCTCATACCGGTGGTGGGCGCGATACCCGGGTTCATCGGGGGCATCTACGGGTCGGAACGGCTACGGCTGGGCGGGCACGGGCCCGCGGCGGCCTCGACCCGGGCGGTGATGCGGGCCGTGGGGACGAGTGTGCTGGTGGAGCTGTTCGCGTGCCTGCTGGTCATGGGGGCGTGGATCGGCGCGGTGATCGCGAGCTGA
- a CDS encoding protein phosphatase 2C domain-containing protein encodes MSQQGERPATEDDWWNRLYAASAPDTGPGARAGDTLDDRFDSAVDAVAADDAPEPRDPDPDLDPEFEPEFDPDLDLDPESDPDPAPERGRPRAWWETPADVPAPLPPTAPPRQRVPWEPPRTEPPPAPLPPAPLPPEPPRPAQPPAQVPPPAQESAAPPAAPPAAPPARPQVGHLGDGPPTYDAEPTALPPARPQDLDELVADTVLDGARYGTYILRAASIRGDSARYRGEPRRDALLTARFGTGDAALVLVAVASGARAAESAHLAAADACRWIAAAVGRSHARLSDDIRAGRRGDLKSGLHRLTDRSFGRLRTSAAEQGVQPEEYSAHLRCLLLSADPACRTRVFFGVGGGGLFRLRDGAWKDIEPMVPEPTAVTGDPVVGFGSPPAETPEGDRLTMDLGIATPPSPYIEAPPPPPAEPFRFRASVARPGDTLLLCSTGLAEPLRSEPALAQELSARWSAAEPPGLAAFLADAQLRVKGYADDRTAVAVWEA; translated from the coding sequence ATGAGTCAGCAGGGGGAAAGGCCCGCCACCGAGGACGACTGGTGGAACCGGCTGTACGCCGCGTCCGCTCCGGACACCGGGCCGGGGGCGAGAGCGGGCGACACGCTTGACGACCGATTCGACTCCGCAGTGGACGCGGTCGCAGCGGACGACGCACCCGAGCCGCGGGACCCGGACCCGGACCTGGACCCTGAGTTCGAGCCGGAGTTCGACCCGGACCTGGACCTCGACCCCGAGTCGGACCCGGACCCGGCGCCTGAGCGGGGGCGTCCACGCGCCTGGTGGGAGACGCCCGCGGACGTCCCCGCCCCCCTTCCGCCCACCGCGCCCCCGCGGCAACGTGTCCCGTGGGAACCGCCGCGCACCGAGCCCCCGCCCGCGCCGCTACCGCCCGCGCCCCTACCGCCCGAGCCGCCGCGCCCCGCCCAGCCGCCCGCCCAAGTCCCGCCCCCCGCCCAGGAGTCGGCCGCCCCTCCGGCCGCCCCTCCGGCCGCGCCTCCCGCCCGTCCCCAGGTCGGTCACCTCGGCGACGGCCCGCCGACCTACGACGCCGAGCCCACCGCTCTGCCCCCGGCCCGGCCTCAGGACCTCGACGAACTCGTCGCCGACACCGTGCTCGACGGCGCCCGTTACGGCACGTACATCCTGCGCGCCGCCTCCATCCGCGGCGACTCCGCGCGCTACCGTGGCGAACCCCGCCGCGACGCCCTGCTCACCGCCCGCTTCGGCACCGGCGATGCCGCGCTCGTCCTGGTCGCCGTAGCCAGCGGCGCCCGTGCCGCCGAGAGCGCCCATCTCGCCGCGGCCGACGCCTGCCGCTGGATCGCCGCAGCCGTCGGCCGCAGCCACGCCCGGCTCTCCGACGACATCAGGGCAGGCCGCCGCGGCGACCTCAAATCCGGGTTGCACCGGCTCACCGACCGCAGCTTCGGCCGGCTGCGCACCAGTGCCGCCGAGCAAGGCGTCCAGCCGGAGGAGTACAGCGCCCATCTGCGTTGTCTGCTGCTCTCCGCCGATCCCGCCTGCCGCACCCGGGTGTTCTTCGGCGTCGGCGGCGGCGGTCTCTTCCGCCTGCGTGACGGCGCCTGGAAGGACATCGAGCCCATGGTCCCCGAGCCCACGGCCGTCACCGGCGACCCCGTCGTCGGCTTCGGGTCACCGCCCGCCGAGACCCCTGAGGGCGACCGGCTCACCATGGATCTGGGGATCGCGACGCCGCCCTCGCCGTACATCGAGGCACCGCCCCCGCCACCGGCCGAGCCGTTCCGCTTCCGAGCCTCCGTAGCCCGCCCGGGCGACACTCTGCTGCTGTGCAGCACGGGCCTGGCCGAGCCGCTGCGTAGCGAGCCCGCCCTCGCACAGGAACTGTCCGCGCGCTGGTCCGCGGCCGAGCCGCCCGGCCTGGCGGCGTTCCTCGCCGACGCCCAGCTGAGGGTGAAGGGGTACGCCGACGACCGTACGGCTGTCGCCGTCTGGGAGGCGTGA
- a CDS encoding LuxR C-terminal-related transcriptional regulator produces the protein MNEEAITREVLQWVYGYALERGLDHGARPVEVAAALGFPLADAQAAVEQLLDLGLLRGSPDLNVAASPDEAASRVISPLEREMRARSALIEEKRRRLMSFMPVFEASKAASEKQSPVEVIDDLSDVRAVIAELAAGCQDEILTAQPGGGREEDILEEAAPRDEAALKKGVRMRTLYQHTARFSQGTCVYVERVARLGAQVRTLDDHFTRVLIFDRRSALIEVPDNSDAAALIRDPHVVSFIAETFERLWLAAEPFSTAAGTRVEIADDLKQAIVRLLMEGMTDASIASRLGLSVRTCRRHIADTMAELGAQSRFQAGYMLAARTSRSAPFPPDRRG, from the coding sequence TTGAACGAGGAAGCGATCACCCGAGAGGTGCTTCAGTGGGTGTATGGATATGCGCTCGAACGTGGCCTGGATCACGGTGCCCGCCCCGTCGAGGTCGCGGCCGCCCTCGGCTTCCCCCTCGCCGACGCCCAGGCTGCCGTGGAGCAGCTGCTCGACCTCGGGCTGCTGCGCGGCAGCCCCGACCTGAATGTTGCAGCGTCGCCGGACGAGGCTGCGTCGAGGGTCATCAGCCCCTTGGAGCGCGAGATGCGTGCCAGGAGTGCCCTGATCGAGGAGAAAAGGCGCCGGCTGATGTCCTTCATGCCGGTCTTCGAGGCGAGCAAGGCCGCGAGCGAGAAGCAGAGCCCGGTCGAGGTCATCGACGATCTTTCCGACGTCCGTGCGGTGATCGCGGAACTGGCCGCCGGCTGCCAGGACGAGATTCTCACTGCGCAGCCCGGCGGCGGGCGCGAGGAGGACATCCTGGAGGAAGCGGCGCCCCGCGACGAGGCGGCCCTCAAGAAGGGGGTCCGCATGCGCACCCTCTACCAGCACACGGCCCGCTTCAGCCAGGGCACCTGTGTTTACGTCGAGCGTGTGGCGCGCCTGGGCGCTCAAGTGCGCACCCTCGACGACCACTTCACACGAGTGCTGATCTTCGACCGCAGGTCCGCGCTGATCGAGGTCCCCGACAACTCGGATGCCGCTGCTTTGATCCGGGACCCCCATGTCGTGTCCTTCATCGCCGAGACGTTCGAGAGGCTCTGGCTCGCCGCCGAACCGTTCTCGACCGCCGCCGGCACGCGCGTGGAGATAGCGGACGACCTGAAGCAGGCCATTGTCCGGCTGCTCATGGAGGGCATGACGGACGCTTCCATCGCCTCCCGCCTGGGCCTGTCGGTCCGCACCTGCCGCCGCCACATCGCGGACACGATGGCCGAACTGGGTGCCCAAAGCCGCTTCCAGGCGGGCTACATGCTGGCCGCCCGCACGTCCCGCTCCGCTCCTTTCCCGCCCGACCGCCGTGGGTAG
- a CDS encoding GntR family transcriptional regulator has protein sequence MEQARAGDAATPLFASAYVPEQAGPADSPPARPRIPEQARGEHTHSESLSPDTAPRTVQRHSVRGQILEALRTALVDGELAPGEVYSAPVLGERFGVSATPVREAMQQLATEGAVEVVPNRGFRVTVRSARELAELAEVRALIEIPVMLRLARTIPAARWSALRPLADATAAAAATGDRAAYAETDRAFHRAVLALSGNQQLVMVADDLHRRSQWPLTSAPVTRRADLVADAAEHMALLEALVAQDLTVVQSLVREHFTGAEA, from the coding sequence GTGGAGCAGGCCCGAGCGGGCGACGCCGCGACGCCGCTTTTCGCGTCCGCGTACGTCCCCGAACAGGCAGGTCCGGCGGACTCTCCTCCTGCCCGCCCCCGCATCCCGGAACAGGCCCGCGGCGAACACACCCACAGCGAGTCCCTCTCGCCGGACACGGCACCCCGCACGGTCCAGCGCCACTCGGTCCGCGGCCAGATCCTCGAAGCCCTGCGCACGGCCCTCGTCGACGGTGAGCTGGCCCCCGGCGAGGTCTACTCCGCGCCCGTCCTCGGCGAACGCTTCGGCGTCTCGGCGACCCCAGTACGCGAGGCGATGCAGCAGCTCGCCACCGAGGGCGCGGTCGAGGTCGTCCCCAATCGCGGCTTCCGCGTCACCGTCCGCAGCGCCCGCGAACTGGCCGAACTCGCCGAGGTCCGCGCCCTGATCGAAATCCCGGTCATGCTCCGCCTGGCCCGCACGATCCCGGCCGCCCGCTGGTCGGCGCTGCGCCCCCTGGCCGACGCGACGGCGGCCGCGGCGGCGACGGGCGACCGCGCGGCCTACGCGGAGACGGACCGCGCCTTCCACCGCGCGGTACTCGCCCTGTCGGGCAACCAGCAACTGGTGATGGTCGCGGACGACCTCCACCGGCGCTCCCAATGGCCCCTGACAAGCGCCCCGGTCACCCGCCGCGCCGACCTGGTGGCGGACGCGGCGGAACACATGGCACTGCTGGAGGCCCTGGTCGCCCAGGACCTGACGGTGGTGCAGTCGCTGGTGCGGGAGCACTTCACCGGCGCGGAGGCCTGA
- a CDS encoding pyruvate dehydrogenase has protein sequence MAKQSVAEQFVDILVRAGVQRLYGVVGDSLNPVVDAIRRNSAIDWIQVRHEETAAFAAGAEAQITGKLAACAGSCGPGNLHLINGLYDAHRSMAPVLALASHIPSSEIGLGYFQETHPDQLFRECSHYSELISNPRQMPRLLQTAIQHAIGRGGVSVVSLPGDIASQAAPEKSVEHALVTSRPTVRPGDSEIDKLVRMIDEADRVTLFCGSGTAGAHAEVMEFAERVKAPVGHALRGKEWIQYENRFDVGMSGLLGYGAAYEATHECDLLILLGTDFPYNAFLPDDVTIAQVDVRPENLGRRSKLDLAVWGDVRETLRCLTPRVRAKTDRRFLDKMLKKHADALEGVIKAYTRKVEKHVPIHPEYVASVLDELADDDAVFTVDTGMCNVWAARYLTPNGRRRIIGSFSHGSMANALPQAIGAQFIDRDRQVVSMSGDGGFTMLMGDFLTLVQYDLPVKIVIFDNSSLGMVELEMLVAGLPSYGTTNRNPDFAAIARAAGAYGVRVEKPRQLAGALKDAFRHKGPALVDVVTDPNALSIPPKISADMVTGFALSASKIVLDGGVGRMAQMARSNLRNVPRP, from the coding sequence ATGGCCAAGCAGAGTGTGGCGGAGCAGTTCGTCGACATCCTCGTCCGCGCCGGCGTCCAGCGGCTGTACGGAGTCGTCGGCGACAGCCTCAACCCCGTCGTCGACGCCATCCGCCGCAACTCCGCCATCGACTGGATCCAGGTCAGGCACGAGGAGACCGCCGCCTTCGCGGCCGGCGCCGAGGCCCAGATCACCGGGAAGCTCGCGGCCTGCGCGGGATCCTGCGGCCCCGGCAACCTGCACCTCATCAACGGGCTGTACGACGCCCACCGCTCCATGGCCCCCGTGCTGGCCCTCGCCTCGCACATCCCCTCCAGCGAGATCGGCCTCGGCTACTTCCAGGAGACGCATCCCGACCAACTGTTCCGCGAGTGCAGCCATTACAGCGAGCTGATCTCCAACCCGCGGCAGATGCCCCGGCTGCTCCAGACGGCGATCCAGCACGCGATCGGCCGCGGCGGCGTCAGCGTCGTGTCCCTGCCGGGGGACATCGCGTCGCAGGCCGCGCCCGAGAAGTCCGTCGAGCACGCGCTGGTCACCTCCCGCCCCACGGTGCGGCCCGGGGACTCGGAGATCGACAAGCTGGTCCGGATGATCGACGAGGCGGACCGGGTCACGCTCTTCTGCGGCAGCGGCACGGCGGGCGCGCACGCCGAGGTAATGGAGTTCGCCGAGCGCGTCAAGGCGCCGGTCGGGCACGCGCTGCGCGGCAAGGAGTGGATTCAGTACGAGAACAGGTTCGACGTGGGCATGAGCGGTCTGCTCGGCTACGGAGCGGCGTACGAGGCCACCCACGAGTGCGACCTGCTGATCCTGCTGGGCACGGACTTCCCGTACAACGCCTTCCTCCCCGACGACGTCACGATCGCCCAGGTCGATGTCAGGCCCGAGAATCTCGGCCGCCGCTCAAAGCTGGACCTTGCCGTCTGGGGCGACGTACGCGAGACGCTGCGCTGCCTCACGCCGCGCGTGCGCGCCAAGACGGACCGCAGGTTCCTCGACAAGATGCTGAAGAAGCACGCCGACGCACTCGAGGGTGTCATCAAGGCCTACACCCGCAAGGTGGAAAAGCACGTCCCGATCCACCCCGAGTACGTCGCATCCGTGCTGGACGAACTCGCCGACGACGATGCCGTGTTCACCGTGGACACCGGGATGTGCAATGTGTGGGCCGCGCGCTATCTCACCCCCAACGGCCGCCGCCGGATCATCGGCTCCTTCAGTCACGGCTCGATGGCCAACGCCCTGCCGCAGGCGATCGGCGCGCAGTTCATCGACCGTGACCGCCAGGTCGTCTCGATGTCGGGCGACGGTGGATTCACCATGCTGATGGGTGACTTCCTCACCCTCGTCCAGTACGACCTGCCCGTGAAGATCGTGATCTTCGACAACTCCTCGCTGGGCATGGTCGAGTTGGAGATGCTCGTCGCGGGACTTCCCTCGTACGGGACTACCAACCGCAATCCCGACTTCGCGGCGATCGCGCGTGCGGCCGGTGCGTACGGTGTCCGGGTCGAGAAGCCCAGGCAGTTGGCCGGCGCGCTCAAGGACGCCTTCCGGCACAAGGGCCCGGCCCTGGTGGATGTGGTCACCGACCCGAACGCGCTGTCCATCCCCCCGAAGATCAGCGCCGACATGGTCACGGGCTTCGCGCTCTCGGCCAGCAAGATCGTGCTGGACGGCGGCGTGGGCCGGATGGCGCAGATGGCTCGCTCCAACCTCCGAAACGTACCGAGGCCCTGA
- a CDS encoding DUF2637 domain-containing protein, whose amino-acid sequence MRLTDISLWLLPGGVMLLGCLGAVAVLARGKRAGGEAAADDSWERSEERRRRKEAIYGTASYVLLFCCAAVAAALSFHGLVGFGQQNLNLTGGWEYLVPFGLDGAAMFCSVLAVREASHGDAALGSRLLVWLFAGAAAWFNWVHAPRGFGHDGAPQFFSGMSLSAAVLFDRALKQTRRAALREQGLVPRPLPQIRVVRWLRAPRETFAAWSLMLLEGVRTLDEAVEEVREDRQLKEQNRLRRRDREKMERAQIRALNRQHRAWGRGRHRLSELRQELPALGSANGSAQTGSGSVASVAEPAIAEPGMLPLRARPSLQAVKQAGGTESRTIDLTAEDDTQALPRLDSLERKLKDLEQQFG is encoded by the coding sequence ATGAGACTGACCGACATATCGCTGTGGCTGCTTCCTGGCGGCGTGATGCTCCTGGGGTGCCTGGGCGCGGTGGCGGTGCTCGCGCGCGGCAAGCGCGCCGGTGGCGAGGCCGCGGCCGACGACTCCTGGGAACGGAGCGAGGAGCGCCGGCGACGCAAGGAAGCGATCTACGGCACGGCCTCCTATGTGCTCCTGTTCTGCTGTGCCGCCGTCGCCGCCGCACTCTCGTTCCACGGCCTCGTCGGCTTCGGCCAGCAGAATCTGAACCTCACCGGAGGCTGGGAGTACCTCGTCCCCTTCGGACTCGACGGCGCCGCCATGTTCTGCTCGGTACTGGCCGTGCGCGAGGCCAGCCACGGTGACGCGGCGCTCGGCTCGCGGCTGCTGGTGTGGCTGTTCGCGGGCGCGGCCGCCTGGTTCAACTGGGTCCACGCACCAAGGGGGTTCGGCCACGACGGGGCCCCTCAGTTCTTCTCGGGGATGTCGCTGTCGGCAGCCGTCCTGTTCGACCGGGCGCTCAAGCAGACCCGCCGGGCGGCACTGCGCGAACAGGGCCTGGTACCCCGCCCGCTGCCGCAGATCCGTGTCGTGCGCTGGCTGCGCGCTCCCCGGGAGACCTTCGCCGCCTGGTCGCTGATGCTCCTGGAGGGCGTACGCACCCTGGACGAGGCGGTGGAGGAAGTCCGCGAGGACCGGCAGCTGAAGGAGCAGAACCGCCTGCGGAGGCGGGACCGGGAGAAGATGGAACGGGCGCAGATCAGGGCACTCAACCGGCAGCACCGGGCATGGGGACGCGGGCGCCACCGCCTGTCCGAACTGCGCCAGGAACTGCCCGCCCTGGGCTCCGCAAACGGTTCGGCGCAGACCGGCTCCGGCAGCGTCGCGTCCGTCGCGGAGCCTGCCATAGCCGAGCCGGGAATGCTGCCGCTTCGCGCCCGGCCCTCCCTCCAGGCCGTGAAACAGGCGGGCGGCACTGAGTCGCGCACGATCGACCTCACCGCCGAGGACGACACCCAGGCGCTGCCGCGTCTCGACTCCCTGGAGCGGAAGCTCAAGGATCTCGAGCAGCAATTCGGCTGA